In a single window of the Mesoplodon densirostris isolate mMesDen1 chromosome 16, mMesDen1 primary haplotype, whole genome shotgun sequence genome:
- the ZP3 gene encoding zona pellucida sperm-binding protein 3, whose translation MGLSYRLFVCFLLWGSLELCNPQPIWHDESQHLMPSKLPAVMVECQEDHMVVTVSKDLFGTGKLIRPADLTLGPDSCEPLFSMDTDTVVRFEVGLHACGNSVQVTDDALVYSTFLFHNPRPVGNLSILRTNRAEVPIECRYPRQGNVSSWAILPTWVPFRTTMFSEEKMVFSLRLMEENWSAEKTTPTFQLGDRAHLQAQVHTGSHVPLRVFVDHCVATLTPDWNTSPYHTIVDFHGCLVDGLTDASSAFKAPRPRPETLQFTVDVFHFANDSRNTIYITCHLKVTPVDQVPDQISKACSFSKSSNRWSPLEGPVDICRCCNKGHCGVSGRSRGLRHLEGQSVPRSRRHVTEEADVTVGPLIFLGKTRDHGVEGSTSSPHSVMLGLGLATVVSLTLATIVLGFTGRRRAASHPVCPVSASQ comes from the exons ATGGGGCTGAGCTATAGGCTGTTTGTCTGCTTTCTGCTCTGGGGGAGTCTGGAGTTGTGCAACCCCCAGCCCATCTGGCATGATGAATCCCAACATCTCATGCCATCGAAGCTACCTGCCGTGATGGTGGAGTGTCAGGAGGACCATATGGTGGTTACTGTCAGCAAAGACCTCTTTGGCACCGGGAAGCTCATCAGGCCTGCAGACCTTACCCTGGGCCCTGACAGCTGTGAGCCGCTGTTCTCTATGGACACGGATACCGTGGTCAGGTTTGAGGTTGGGCTGCACGCCTGTGGCAACAGTGTGCAG GTGACCGACGACGCCCTGGTGTACAGCACCTTTCTGTTCCATAACCCCCGCCCTGTGGGAAACCTGTCCATCCTGAGGACTAACCGCGCGGAGGTCCCCATCGAGTGCCGCTACCCCAG GCAGGGCAACGTGAGCAGCTGGGCCATCCTGCCCACCTGGGTGCCCTTCAGGACCACGATGTTCTCGGAGGAGAAGATGGTTTTCTCTCTGCGCCTGATGGAGG AGAACTGGAGCGCCGAGAAGACGACGCCCACCTTCCAGCTGGGAGACAGAGCCCACCTCCAGGCCCAAGTCCACACTGGCAGCCATGTGCCTCTGCGAGTGTTCGTGGACCACTGTGTGGCCACGCTGACACCGGACTGGAACACCTCCCCTTATCACACCATCGTGGACTTCCACGG TTGTCTCGTGGACGGTCTCACCGATGCCTCCTCTGCTTTCAAAGCACCCAGACCCAGACCAGAGACCCTCCAGTTTACAGTGGATGTGTTCCACTTTGCTAATGACTCCAGAAACACG ATATATATCACCTGCCACCTGAAGGTCACTCCGGTTGACCAAGTCCCGGACCAAATAAGCAAGGCCTGTTCCTTCAGCAAGTCCTCCAATAG ATGGTCCCCGCTAGAAGGCCCTGTTGATATCTGTCGATGCTGTAACAAGGGGCACTGTGGCGTATCAGGCCGTTCCAGGGGGCTGCGCCACCTGGAGGGACAGTCTGTTCCCCGCAGTCGCAGGCATG TGACAGAAGAAGCAGATGTCACAGTGGGGCCACTGATCTTCCTGGGGAAGACTAGAGACCACGGTGTGGAAGGgtccacctcctctccccactcgGTGATGCTGGGCTTAGGCCTGGCCACTGTGGTGTCCCTGACTCTGGCCACCATCGTCCTGGGTTTCACGGGGAGGCGTCGGGCTGCTTCCCACCCTGTGTGCCCTGTGTCTGCTTCCcaataa